A single Pristis pectinata isolate sPriPec2 chromosome 6, sPriPec2.1.pri, whole genome shotgun sequence DNA region contains:
- the thoc7 gene encoding THO complex subunit 7 homolog isoform X2, which produces MSVTDDEVIRKRLLIDGDGAGDDRRINLLLKSFIKWCNSGSQEEGYSQHQRMLGTLGQCEFSMGKTLLVYDMNLREMLNYEKISKDIESNISAAHDKISECKKQIQQAKRIRKNRQEYDALAKVIQQHPDRHETLHCAFMDCHLHGPAHNGCNQRCNEETSSG; this is translated from the exons ATGTCGGTGACGGACG ATGAAGTTATACGTAAGCGGCTTCTGATCGATGGAGATGGTGCTGGTGATGATCGGCGCATTAACCTGCTTCTGAAAAGCTTCATTAAATGGTGTAATtctggatctcaggaggaagg GTATAGTCAACATCAGCGGATGCTTGGCACATTGGGCCAGTGTGAATTTTCTATGGGAAAAACGTTGCTTGTGTATGATATGAACTTGAGGGAAATGCTCAATTATGAGAAAATATCTAAAGACATAG AAAGTAACATTTCAGCTGCTCATGACAAGATTTCAGAATGTAAAAAGCAGATTCAACAAGCAAAGCGAATTCGGAAAAATCGCCAAG AATATGATGCATTAGCAAAAGTGATCCAGCAACATCCTGATAGACATGAAACTTTACA TTGTGCGTTTATGGATTGTCACTTGCATGGACCAGCACATAATGGGTGTAATCAAAGATGTAATGAAGAGACGAGTTCAGGTTGA